The Polaribacter sp. HaHaR_3_91 genomic sequence AACATTTCATAAATATAAGTAGTTGCATGACTAATGTTTTCTGCTCTAAAAAATATCCATGCAAATACAGTTAATGTAAACGTTAATAACATTAAAAAGAATTCCTTAACACTTGGTAAAAATTTTCCTTCAGCAATTGTATTTGTATTATTTCTATTTTTGTTAAGTAAAAGTAAGGGCAAAAAGTATAAAGCATTTAATGCTCCCCAAACTATAAAAGTCCATTTTGCTCCATGCCAAAATCCACTGACAATAAATATAATAAAAACATTTCTAATTTTATTCCAAATACTTCCACGGCTTCCTCCTAAGGGGATATAAAGATAATCTCTAAACCAAGTTGAAAGAGATATATGCCAACGTCTCCAAAATTCTGCTATGTCTCTAGAAAAGTAAGGAAAAGCAAAATTTTGTTTCAAATTAAAACCAAATAAACGAGAAGTTCCAATAGCAATATCTGAATAACCAGAAAAATCTCCATAAATTTGGAATGCAAAAAACACTGCTCCTAGGATTAAAGTACTCCCTGAATATTCATAAGAATTATTAAAAATAATATTAGCATTTTGAGCGCAATTATCTGCAATTACTATTTTTTTAAACAAACCCCAAAGTATTTGTCTCATTCCATCAACTGCTTTTGTATAGTCGAAATGTCGTTTTATATAAAATTGAGGTAGTAAGTCTGTTGCTCGTTCAATTGGACCTGCAACTAACTGAGGAAAGAAACTTACAAAGGCAGAAAAAGCTATAAAATTTTTAGTTGGTTCAAGCTTTTTCTTATAAACATCTATTGTATAACTTAATGTTTGAAAGGTGTAAAAACTAATTCCAATTGGTAATATGATATTTAAAGAACTTGCATTTATTTTAGTTCCAAAAAATGAAAAAGCTGATATAAAATTATCTAGAA encodes the following:
- a CDS encoding MBOAT family protein; the protein is MLFNSIDFAIFLPITFVLYWFVTNKNLRLQNFLIITASYIFYGWWDWRFLSLILFSTIIDYSIGISLSNQNNQRKRKILLYISILINLGFLGFFKYYNFFLDNFISAFSFFGTKINASSLNIILPIGISFYTFQTLSYTIDVYKKKLEPTKNFIAFSAFVSFFPQLVAGPIERATDLLPQFYIKRHFDYTKAVDGMRQILWGLFKKIVIADNCAQNANIIFNNSYEYSGSTLILGAVFFAFQIYGDFSGYSDIAIGTSRLFGFNLKQNFAFPYFSRDIAEFWRRWHISLSTWFRDYLYIPLGGSRGSIWNKIRNVFIIFIVSGFWHGAKWTFIVWGALNALYFLPLLLLNKNRNNTNTIAEGKFLPSVKEFFLMLLTFTLTVFAWIFFRAENISHATTYIYEMFLGLNDYINYYKTYRFIYNLGTPYIIVFLSFLIIEWIGREQKYALEKFGIKWKRYLRFTFYYLIIIIIFFFTLKKDLSFIYFQF